The region GGTGATGGACAGCTGGATCTTCCAGGGCGGCTACCCGCTCGTGCGCGCCTCGCGCAAGGCCAAGGGAGGGAAGGTCGCCCTCACAGAGGAGCCGTTCGCCTACCTGCGCACCGTGGAGCCCGGTGGCGAGTCGGCCATCGGCCGGGACTGGATCGTGCCGATCATCGCCCGCCCCCTCGGCAAGAAAAAGGAGGAGCGCCTCCTCCTCGACCACAAGGGCGCGGAACTCGACGCGGCCGAGGGGCCGCTCGTCGTGAACTCGGGTGGCGCCGGCTTCTACCGCCTGAGCTACGACGCCGCCCTGCAGGGCGAGCTCGTCGAGCACTACGACGAGCTCGCCGCCGGCGAGCGCTACAACCTCGTGGCCGACGGCTGGGCCGTCGCTCTCTCCGGGCGCGGCGAGCTGTCGGGCTTCCTCTCCCTCGTCGGCCACCTCGGAGCCGAGCGCGACCCGAACGTCTGGTCGATCGTGATCGGCGCGCTCGCCCTCCTCGACCTCGTCTGCAAGGAGGAGGACCGCGAGACGCTCTCGGGCTTCACCCGCCGCCTTCTCGGCCCGGTCCTCGAGGAGGTCGGCTTCGAGCCCAAGAAGGGCGAGGAGGAGCAGACCCCCCTGCTCCGCTCCTCGCTCATCGCCGCGCTCGGGACACTCGGCACCGACCCGCTCGTGCTCTCCCGCTCGCGGGCGCTCTTCGCCGCCGACCACGGGGGGGCCGCGGCCGTCCCGGCCGACCTCGCCGCCGCGGTCCTCGCCGTCGTCGCAGCGCACGCGACGCGCCCGGAGTTCGAGGCGATCCTCGAGCGCTACCGCCGCCCCGACAGCCCGGCGGACGAGATCCGCCATCTCAACTGCCTCGCGAACCTGCGCAACGCCGCGCTCGCCGCCGAGGTCCGTGAGCTCTGCCGCACCGAGATCCGCAGCCAGAACGCCCCCTACCTGCTCGCCGGGCTGCTCCGCAGCCGTGAGGGCGGCCCGGCCACCTTCGCCTTCATCACCGAGCACTTCGCCGAGCTCACGGCGCGCTTCCCGGACAACTCGATCCACCGCATGCTGGACGGCCTCGCCGGCCTGGTGGCGCTCGACGAGCGGGGGCGACCGCAGCTGCTCGCCGAGGCGAAGGCCTTCGTCGACCGCAACGTCATCGGCCCCCGCCACCGCCTCGTCGCGCAGAGCCTCGAGCGCCTGCAGGTGAACGTCAACTTCGGCCAGGCCGTCCGCGGTGGCCTCGCGCTGACCCTCGGCGCGACGGTGGGGTGAACCTCGGCCTCGCGGCGGCGACCTTCGCACTCGTCATCCCGGCCGAGCTGCCGGACAAGACCTTCATCTCCGCGGTCGTCCTCTCGACGCGCCACCACCCCCTGCCGGTCTGGCTGGGGGCGGCCTCTGGGCTCATCCTGCAGGCGGGGATCGCCGTCCTTGCCGGCCGCCTGCTCGCGCTCCTGCCGCACCGCGTCGTCGGCGCGATCGTCGCCCTCCTCTTCCTCGGCGGCGCCGCCTACCTGCTCTTCACCAAGGAGGAGGCGGTCGAGGCGGAGGCGGGCAAGCTCGCCGAGGCGGAGGAGGAGCTCGCCGCCGGCACGACCGCGTCGACGACCGTCGTCAGCGAGCGCTCGCTGCGCATCGTCGGCGCGAGCTTCCTGATCGTCGCGCTGGCGGAGTTCGGCGACCTCACCCAGGTGCTCGTCGCCAACCTCTCGGCGCGCTCGCGTGACCCGCTCAGCGTCTTTGTCGGTGCGGCCGTCGGCTTCATCCTCATCTCCGGGGTCGGCGTCGTCGCCGGGCGGACGCTGACGCGCGTCGTCCCCCTCACCGTCGTCCGCCGCCTCTCCGGGCTCGCCCTCCTCGGCCTCGGGATCTGGAGCGTCGTCGAGGTCGCCTGATGAGCACCGACGACCGCCGCCGGTCGGCGCTCCTCGCCGCCGCGCAGGCGACCAAAGGCTTTCTCCCCCGCGACGAGGCGCTCGCCCTCGTCGCCGCCGGGCGGCGCGCCGCGGCGAGCGGCCTCGGCCCGCTCCTTGAGATCGGCTCCTACCTCGGCCGCTCGACCCTCTTCCTCGCCGCCGGCATCGTCGGCAGCGACGCCCTCCTCTACAGCCTCGACCACCACCACGGCTCGGAGGAGATGCAGGCGGGCTGGCCCGACCACGACCCCTCCCACCTCGACCCCGCGAGCGGGCGCCTCGACACCCTCGGCGCCTGGCGGCGGGCGGTCGTCGCGGCCGGCGCGGAGGACCTCGTCGTCGGCCTCGTCGGCGACTCGGCGCGCGTCGCCGCCCACTGGGCGACGCCGCTCAGCCTGGTCTTCATCGACGGCGGGCACGCCCTCGCGGCCTGCCGCGCCGACCTCGCCGGCTTCGGGCCGCACCTCGCCGGCGGGGGGCTGCTCGTCTTCCACGACGTCTTCCCCGAGGGCGTGGGGGGCGGTGAGGCGCCCTGGCGCTGCTACCTCGAGGCGCTGGCGAGCGGCGAGTACGCCGCCGAGGAGGAGTCCTCCTGCGGCTCGCTGCGCGTGCTGCGCCGCATCGGCGCGAAGAGCGCCGCGGTGGCGCCGCCCGCGAGCGCGTCGGCGGCGAGGAGCGCCGCGGCGGCCGAGTAGCTCGAGACCTCGCCCTCGGGGAAGCTCGCCCGCTCGGGGTAGACGAGGCCGGTGAGGTAGCCGCCGCCGGGTGCCTCCTTGTCGGCGAGCAGTGCCAGCAGCCGCGCCGCGCGCCGCCGCCTGCCGACCGAGACGAGCGCGAGCGCGAGCTCCGCGCTCTCGGCGGTGGTCACCCAGCGGCGGTCGGTCCGGCAGCGCACCCCGGCGCCCGGCACGACGAACTCCCCCCAGCGCGCCGCCAACAGGCGTCGCCCCTCGGCGGCGCTGAGCGCCCCCGAGAGGACCGGGTAGTACCAGTCCATCGCGAACTCGCCCTTGTCGAGGAAGCGCCCCGCCGGCGCGCGCACCGCCGCCGCGAGCGCGGCGCGCGCCGCCGCCCACTCGTCGCGGCGCGCCCCGAGCAGCGCCGCGACCCGCAGCGCGGCCTCGAGGCTGCGCACGACCGAGCAGCTCGCGGCGAGGAGCGAGGCGGGCGCCCCGGCCTCCCCCTCGACGCTCCAGGAGAGGAGGCCCCCCGCCCGCCGGTGGCCGAGCGCGAAGTCGAGGGCGGCCTCCATCGCCGGGAAGGCCTCCTCGAGCAGCTGCGCGTCGCCGGTCACGAGGTGCTGGTGCCAGAGGCCCGTCGCGAGGTAGCAGCAGGCGTTGGTGTCGGCGCGCGCCTCCTCGACCGAGCCGTCCGCCGCGGTGTAGGCGGGCCAGCTGCCGTCGGCGCGCTGGCTCGCGAGGAGGAAGCGGTAGGCGGCGGTCGCCGCGGCGCGCCGGCCGGAGACGGCGAGCGCCATCGCCGCCTCGACGTGGTTCCAGGGGTCGGCGTGGCCGCCCGGGAACCAGCAGATCATCCCCGAAGGTGCCTGCGCGCGCAGGATCGAGGAGGCGAGCGCGCCGCGGTCGGGGGCGCGCCTCACGCCGGCCGCTCCAGGTAGAGGACGAGGCTCTTGCCGATCAGCGGGTTGAGCACGGCGTCGAGGGCGCGGGTGAGGCGCGGGCGGGCGACGATGTCCCACACGAGGAAGCGGTGGTAGGCGGCGACGAGCGGGTGGTCCTCGCGTCCCACGCCGACCGCACAGCGCAGCCACCAGTAGGGGGAGTGCAGCCCGTGGCGGTAGCGGCGGGCGAGGAGGCGGAAGCCCGCACCGGCGAGGCGCGCCTCGAGCTCACGCCGGCGGTAGATGCGGAGGTGGCCCCCCTCGACGCCGTGGTACTCCCGTGAGAGCGCCCAGTTCACCCGCTCGGGGCCCCGCCGCGGCACCGAGAGGGCGAGGCGGCCGCCGGGGCGGAGCACCCGCAGCACCTCTGCGATCGCGGCCCCGTCGTCGGCCAGGTGCTCGAGGACCTCGGAGGCGACGACGACGTCGAAGCTCGCGGCCGCGAAGGGCAGGAGACGGGCATCAGCGGAGAGCGCCGCCGAGGCCGGGGTCGCGGCCAGCTCCCCGGCGGCGCGCATCGCCCGCACCATCGCCGCGACGGCGGGTGGCTCCTCGAGGGAGGCGTCGAGCGCGACGACCTCCGCGCCCTCGCGGAGGAAGGCGTAGGCATGGCGGCCGCCGCCGCAGCCGAGGTCGAGCACCCGCTCCCCCGGCAGCACCTTGAGGAGCGAGGGCTCGACGGTCAGCAACCGCGGCTCCCCGCGAGCAGGCGACGGTAGGCGGCGACCGTCCCCTCGGCGCAGCGCTCCCAGCTGAAGCGCTCTGCGACGCGCT is a window of Acidimicrobiales bacterium DNA encoding:
- a CDS encoding class I SAM-dependent methyltransferase, with the translated sequence MLTVEPSLLKVLPGERVLDLGCGGGRHAYAFLREGAEVVALDASLEEPPAVAAMVRAMRAAGELAATPASAALSADARLLPFAAASFDVVVASEVLEHLADDGAAIAEVLRVLRPGGRLALSVPRRGPERVNWALSREYHGVEGGHLRIYRRRELEARLAGAGFRLLARRYRHGLHSPYWWLRCAVGVGREDHPLVAAYHRFLVWDIVARPRLTRALDAVLNPLIGKSLVLYLERPA
- a CDS encoding class I SAM-dependent methyltransferase produces the protein MSTDDRRRSALLAAAQATKGFLPRDEALALVAAGRRAAASGLGPLLEIGSYLGRSTLFLAAGIVGSDALLYSLDHHHGSEEMQAGWPDHDPSHLDPASGRLDTLGAWRRAVVAAGAEDLVVGLVGDSARVAAHWATPLSLVFIDGGHALAACRADLAGFGPHLAGGGLLVFHDVFPEGVGGGEAPWRCYLEALASGEYAAEEESSCGSLRVLRRIGAKSAAVAPPASASAARSAAAAE
- a CDS encoding TMEM165/GDT1 family protein, encoding MNLGLAAATFALVIPAELPDKTFISAVVLSTRHHPLPVWLGAASGLILQAGIAVLAGRLLALLPHRVVGAIVALLFLGGAAYLLFTKEEAVEAEAGKLAEAEEELAAGTTASTTVVSERSLRIVGASFLIVALAEFGDLTQVLVANLSARSRDPLSVFVGAAVGFILISGVGVVAGRTLTRVVPLTVVRRLSGLALLGLGIWSVVEVA